TTTCGTAACCGTCTTCACTACCGTTTTTATCGCCGAAATCGGCGACAAGACCCAACTCGCGACCATGCTTTTTTCGACCAACGATCAGCATTCGCGCTGGGTAATCTTCGCCGCATCTTCGTGCGCACTGGTTCTCGCTGCCGGTATCGGTGTACTGGCGGGTCAGGTCATCGGCAAGTTTGTTCCGGAAAAAGTATTGCATATCGCGGCTGGCGTTGGATTCATCGCCATTGGCGTACTCACTCTCGTGCGCAGTGGCACCTGAATCAATCCCCACCGCCGCCCGCTCGCTGCAGACAGGGAGCGGGCGGGGGTGGAGAGCTTTAATCAACCAAACGCACGGTTCACAGCAGAGAACAGCGCCTCGATCGAAGCGCGCGAAATATTGGGGCTGACTCCCACGCCGTAAAACGTGGACTTGTCTTCGCGCTCGATCTGTATGTACGCGATCGCACGCGCGTCAGAACCTTCTCCCAGCGAATGCTCGCTGTAGTTCTTGATCTGAAACTGCGTTCTGCCGCTCGTGGCGCTTTGAATCGCATCGCGCGCGGCATCGAGCGGCCCATTGCCCCTGCCCTCGTATTCGCCATTACCCGATTTCAGAAATCCGGCTTTGTTGGAGTGAATCTTTAATTTAAGATTTACTTCACCGCTGTCGGGCTTTTCTTCAATCGCAGAAATACCCGCGAGCTCAAGCGGCGATTTGCGTTTCAGGTATTCATTCTCAAAGGCGGTGTTGATCTCGGCGGGCATCACTTCGCCGCCCTGTTTTTCGGCGATAACCTGCACGACACGGGCGAATTCGGGGTGCATGGTCTTCGGCAACCGGCAGCCGAAATCGTGCTCCATAACGTATGCAACGCCGCCCTTGCCCGACTGCGAATTGATGCGGATGATCGATTCGTACGTACGACCAATGTCGTGCGGGTCGATCGGCAAATACGGAACGGCCCAGGTAATCGCTTTGCCTTCGTGCTCTGCCTGCTTGCGCTTTGCCAATCCCTTATTGATCGCGTCCTGGTGCGATCCTGAGAAAGCAGTAAAGACCAATTCGCCCACGTATGGGTGGCGCTGGTGAATGTTCATGCGCGTGGTGCGCTCGTACACTTCGGCAACCTGGTTAATATTCGAGAAATCGAGTTTCGGATCAACGCCCTGAGTCAGCATATTCAATGCCACGGTCACGAGGTCGCAGTTGCCGGTGCGCTCACCGTTACCAAAAAGAGTGCCCTCGACCCGGTCAGCGCCTGCCATGAGTCCCAGCTCTGACGCAGCCACGCCGCAGCCGCGGTCGTTGTGTGTGTGCAGGCTAATCACCGCCAGGTCGCGGCGCGGTATGTTGCGCACAAAGTACTCAATCTGGTCTGCGTACAGGTTCGGTGTCGTCATCTCGACGGTACTGGGCAAGTTGAGTATCACCTTGCTCTGCTCCGTGGGCTCCCATACGTCCATGACCGCGGCACATATCTCGACGGCAAAGTCGACTTCGGTGCCGGTGAAACTTTCTGGCGAATACTCGAGGTCGAAAATGGTACCGGTCTTCTTGTGGTACTCGACCGCGAGCTGCTTCACCAACTTCACTCCGTCAACTGCGAGCTGCTTGATCTGCTCGCGGCTCATGCCGAACACGACATCCCGCTGCAACGTCGAGGTGGAGTTATACATGTGAACGATTGCCCGGTGCACACCGGCGAGTGCATCGAAACTCTTACGAATCAGGTGCTCGCGCGCCTGCGTCAGAATCTGTACGGTGACGTCATTCGGTACCAGCTTGTTATCGACCAGGTAGCGTAAGAAATTGTACTCCACATCGGCCGCCGCCGGAAAGCCGACCTCGATTTCCTTGAAGCCGACCGCCACGAGCAGGTTAAAGAGCTCTGCCTTCTCGGGAATCTCCATTGGGTAGACGAGCGCCTGGTTGCCGTCGCGCAAATCGACGCTGCACCAGCGGGGTGCCGTGGTGATAGATTTATTGGGCCAGGTACGGTCTTTCAGATCGACGGGCCGGTAAGGTTGGTATTTTTTAACTATTTCATGTTTCATATTGCCTCCGAATGCTTATTGGATGGCGCTTGCTGCGCCGCAATGCCATAGGGTTCGGTTGGGTAGTCTAACCGACCTATGGCACATTATAGTCGGGGCAATAGGTATAGTTCGAGGGACAAAGTCATCGGCACTTGTGGTGAGCCTTGTCGAACCATGCTGGTAATATATACATGTTCGACATACCGGCAAGTTTTTTGAAGATTCTCCCCATTGCCCATGAACTAATGCGGGGGCAATGGCAATTCACCGTTCCCTAAGGCCTTGCGAATTTATTTGCCAGCCAAGCCAGCCATGGCCTGATGGCTGATGAAGCGAACTGCAATAGCCTTTTTATTGTGCCAGGCAATTATCATGCCGACGTTCATCAATGCCGATGACGCCGGCAACACTGAGGCTACCGGCGAACCGGCAGAACGTTCTGCGTCCGAATATAAAGGCGGCACGAGTGCGCTCAGCAAACCAGAACTCCCCCTGTTTGCTTTGCATTTTGTGCTTATGACCGACCACCCTAAGGCCGTGGCTGGCGCGACACCTGAGCGGCTGCAGCAAATTGAGAATCTGCTTAACGAAAAGTTTGCCTCGACAGGCGGCGAGAACCTCGCGCGCTTCAAGATTCGTTCATTCGCCGACCTTGAAGTCATCAAGAATTCGACCTGCCCCGAGATCTATGAATCGATAGTGAACCGCACCAACACCCGCTACGGCGATTACTGGAAATGCAAAGACCTGCGCGTACGCGCGCCGCAGGGCATTACCATTTTCATTAAGCACCATGATAAAGACAAGCTCTCATACGGTGGCCGGGTCAACGGTATGCCATTTGCGCAAATTAACTGGGAACGCTTTCTCAAAGACCAGCGGGTGTTTCTGCACGAGCTCGGCCATGCCTTTGGTCTCGGACATTCATGCCCACCCACCAAGGCAAAACCCGGTCGCCCCAACGTGATGAATTTCAGCAAAGGTTGCAAACCTTTACCCGAAGGCGAAGCGGGCTGGCTCTACACTCCCTCGCAGGCAGCGACCGTCAAGAAGCGGCGCGACGCCTACGCAAAGAAATTCCGCAAGACCAAAGACCCCATATGGGATAAAGTCGTCACCGACAACCAGCTCACGCGCTGAAGGCCCGCAGCGCTGCCTGTCGTTGCCACACAGGCGGGAATCGACAGCATAATTGACATGATGTATACACCGACATATATGTGGCTATGGCGATGAAGCGCACACAGGTCTACCTGACGCAGAATGAACACAAGGCTCTGACTGCACTCAGCAAGAAGACGAAGAAAAAGCGCAGCGAGATCATTCGTGAGGCGATCGATGCGCATCTCGAGAAGCAGCAGAAGAAAAAGACCCGTGCCGAGATACTCGATGAAGTAGCGGGCACGTGGAAAGACAATGATTTTGATTTCGAAGGTTTGCGCAAATCATGGAACAGCCGCATTGAAGATCTTGGTTGACACAAACATACTGATCGATCAGCTGCGTGGTCTGCCGGCAGCTATTTTGTTTGGCAAGACTTTGCCTGCGGACACAGCAATTTCGGCTGTGACTGTCAGCAAACTTTTTGCGGGTATACGATCGGCTCAACAGCGCCAAAGAGTAAAAGATTTGGTTGAAAGCTATCGTATTATTCCCTTCGATGTCGGCGCTGCCGAATTAGCAGGGGACTACCTGCAAAAGTTTCGGAAATCGCACTCCCTGAATATTAGCGATGCAGCGATAGCAGCCACAGCCCGGATTCACGATCTTAATTTGGTAACTCTAAACCTAAAACACTTCCCCATGTTCCCCGGGCTGCGCAAACCCTATTAAGGCACCAGGCCCATGAGCGTCAGCTCACACTCCCAATGCGGTTAAAAACTTCTTCAGAATTCCCTCCGCCTCTGCCTTGAGCGCCTCTTTGTCAGCGGCAAGCGACGCAGCCGTCGGCTTCTGTTTGCCCATGAGGCTCAGGTATGCCTTGATTTTGGGTTCAGTACCAGAAGGGCGGATTGTTAGCCGCGAGTAATCCTTTAACCAGAACTGGATGACATCCGCCTCACCGAGTTGCTGCTGCAGTTCGCGGCCGGCCTGCGTTTTGGGTTCTGCAGCACCTTTGCGCAGGTCGAGAATATCCACTACCTCGCGGCCGAAATCGACCTTTGCCGCAAACGCCTTGGGATCGGCGAGCTTCGCGAGAGTCTCAGGTAGCAGCGACGGGTTCTTGCTGAGGTCAATGCTGTGCAGAAGTTCATGGAAGAGCCCATGGCGTATGTAGATCGCGTCCAGGGCCTGCACGAGGTTCTCGTCTTCGGCGAGTTCTGCCAGGGCGAGCGCCGATGAGAGCGAGTCTTTGTCGCGTACCCAGTGTATCGGCAGGTAACCAAAGCTTTCCTCGCCACCAAAGAGATAGTTCTCGGGGTCTTTCGCGACCTGCTCTGCAATATACTTGAATCCAGTGAGCGTTTCAACGGTCTTTATACCATAGCCGTCGGCAATGAGGCGTTGCAATTCAGTGGTGACGATGGTCTTGCAGATGTACGGATTCTTGCGCTGTTGGGGCAGAAGATTTTCTGCCCTTACACTCTTACGGGAAATGCTCTCTAATAGCAATGAGCCGATCTGGTTACCCGTGAGAAAATGGTAACCCGTGGCCGTCTTCAGCATACACCCTACCCGGTCTGCGTCAGGATCAGTTGCCACGAGCAGGTCGGGTTTGTTGGGAGCTGCATTAGCCGCCGCCAGCAGGCGCTCGAACGCCGCCGGTTCTTCGGGGTTGGGTGATTTCACCGTGGGGAAATTGCCGTCGGGCTTTGCCTGTTCGGGCAAAACAGAGAATGAATCATAGCCGAGTTCTTTGAACGCCCGCTCGAACAACCAGCCGCCGGTGCCATGCAGCGGCGAATAAAGAATGCGCGCTCGCTTGGGTTTGTTGGTGTAGAAGATCTCTTTTTTGAGGCGGCTGATGTATGACTGGTAAATCTCTTCTTCGATGAGGTCGGCTTCGGGAATCGCCTTCTCCGCCAGCTCGTGCAGGTTCGCCGGCAGAACGTCGTAGCCGGTTTCGAGAAACAACTTCTGCACCTCTTTGTCGACGGGCGAGATGATCTGCCCGCCATCGGCTCCATAGGCTTTGTAGCCGTTGTACTGCGGCGGGTTGTGTGATGCGGTCAGCACGACGCCACAATCGGCGCCGAGCTCGCGCACTGCGTAAGAGAGCAAAGGTGTCGGCGTCGGGCGGCGAAAGATTTTCACCCTCAAGCCATTCTGCGTCAGGATATGGTAGCTGAGCCGGCTAAACTCGGGCGACGTGAGACGCGAGTCATAACCCATCGCCAGCAGCGGTGAGGCTTTGCCCTGTTTGAAATATTTCGCCACGGCGAGATTGAGCCGCGCAATATTCTGCAGGTTCAACCGGTTCGTACCGAGTCCCGTGATCGCCCGCATGCCGCCGGTGCCGAACGCCGGTTCACCGTCGAACGCCCGTTCTGCGATGAGCCGGGACTTGTCGGCCTGCAGCTGCGCTTTTTCGGCGGCGGTCAGGGGGGATTGCAGAAATTTCTGAAAATATTCCTCAGCAGTGAGAGACATCCCCCATATCTGCAGGCAAAAATGACGCTGTAAAGCAGAATCGTTTGTGCTTGAATTTGGCGCCGAATTCATTCGGGGCCAAATAGAAATGTATTGGGCTATTGCGTTATGATCTGTAGAGACGCCCTTTACGGGCGTCTCTCAACTATATCATTGTAAAACGGAGACAGCCTTGAAGGCTGTCTCTACGTTTTCATGTATTCTTTTTCCGACATCAAGCAAGTCCACCTCGAGGTGACCGAGCGCTGCAATGCAGCCTGCCCGCAATGCCCCCGCCGCATCGAGGGCGGTGTCCTGAACCCGAAGCTCACCATGGCGGAGCTTTCGCTGAACCAGGTCAGGCAGCTCTTGCCAGCAGATTTCCTGAAGCAGCTGAAGAAGGTCTATCTCTGCGGCAACTACGGTGACGCCGCGGCGGCCGCCGAAACTCTTGGGATAGTCAGCTATTTGAGAGAGAGCTCCGCCGATCTGCAGATTGGTGTGCACTCGAACGGCAGCCTGCGCGATAGGTCGTGGTGGGCTGAGCTTGCGCATCTCACCGGTCAGCACGGTTATGCGCGTTTTGCCATCGACGGCCTCGAAGACACGAACGCGATTTACCGCCGCAATACCGAATGGTCGAAGATTATGGAAAATGCCGCGGCGTTCATCGCTGCGGGTGGGCGTGCCGAATGGGATTTTATAGTCTTCGCGCACAACGAGCACCAGGTCGAAGCGGCGCGCGGGTTCGCCTTTGAAATGGGTTTTGCCGCCTTCAATGTGAAGCGCACCGCGCGGTTTCTCAAGCGCGAAGCCGTCAGCGCCGATGTGCCGGCCCCCGTGCGCCACCGCAGCGGAGCGACTGAGGCAGAGCTGGCCCCACCGGTGGCCACCGAGCATCGCCACCCGGTAGCGGGCGAACTGCAAAGCGCGGCAGAGCGACACCAGAGTTATGCCGACTTTTTGGCCTCGCGCGAAATTCATTGCCAGGTAGCTGAGTCGAAGAGCCTCTACATCTCGGCGCGGGGGTACGTTCTTCCCTGCTGCTGGCTTGCGGGAATGCTGCATAACCCCGAGAACGCAGAGACGCGGCAGTTCGCCGCCGAGTTTAATAAACTGCAGACCTCGGGAAGCATTGACGGCCTGAAAAATTCTCCCGAAACAATCGTCATGGGAGATTTCTTCCAGCGCGAAATTTCGAGTAGGTGGCCCAGTGGCAGTAAGGGCCGTCTTGAAGTCTGCGCGCGCGTCTGCGGCAAATAATGGGACACCACCACGACCATTCGCACCACCACCATGGGCCTGGCCACGAACATGCCTCGAATAATCTGCTGCTCGCGCTCGCGCTCAACCTCGGCTTTGCCGTCATTGAGCTCGTCGGCGGTCTCTATACCAACAGCGTCGCGATCTTATCTGACGCATTGCATGATCTCGGCGATACTTTTTCCCTCGGTGTCGCCTGGTATCTGCAAAAAATATCGGGCAAACCTCGAGACGAATATTACTCCTATGGCTACCGGCGCTTTTCTTTATTGGGAGCTCTGGTTGTTTCGTCGGTGCTGCTGATCGGCGTGGCACTCGTGATACGCGAATCGGTCGAGCGGCTGCTGAAGCCTGAACAGGCTGACGCAAAAGGGATGCTGTTGCTCGCAGTTCTGGGTGTTGCCATTAACGGCTTTGCTGCACTGCGCGTCAAAAAAGGCCATTCATTGAACGAACGCGCGGTCTATCTGCACCTGCTCGAAGATGTATTGGGGTGGATAGCCGTGCTCGTCAGCAGTATCGTCATGATCTTCTTTAATCTGCCGTTTCTTGACCCGCTCGTATCGCTGGGCATTTCGCTTTTTATACTGTTTAACGTTTACAAGAATCTGCGCAGCGTGGTACGCATTCTGTTGCTGGAGGTTCCTGGTCATGTCAAGCTGCCCGAATTTGAGTCGGCTGTGCGTGGATTGAAACACGTCAAAGATCTCGACGATCTTCACCTGTGGACTCTCGATGGGCAAAACCATGTCTTAACGATGCAGGTGATTGTCTCTGATAAGCTGGGCTTTTCAGCGCTGCGGAATATCAAACACGAGATCAGAGAGTTGGCGAGGGGCAGAGGCATTATGCACACCACAATCGAATTCTGCTGCAATAGCGAAGACAGACACCAGCATCATTGATGGCACCAGTAAAGCGAATAATCCTACCTGTACTTATCCCTGTACTGCTCTTTTCTGCGGGCAACACAGTTGCAGCTGAAGAGTCTGAGAGCAAGACCCGAAAAAAACTCGATTCGGAGTACATCGCCGAAATCGAGAATCCGGAAAACGAAGTTGTGGATA
The sequence above is a segment of the Turneriella parva DSM 21527 genome. Coding sequences within it:
- a CDS encoding radical SAM protein, whose product is MYSFSDIKQVHLEVTERCNAACPQCPRRIEGGVLNPKLTMAELSLNQVRQLLPADFLKQLKKVYLCGNYGDAAAAAETLGIVSYLRESSADLQIGVHSNGSLRDRSWWAELAHLTGQHGYARFAIDGLEDTNAIYRRNTEWSKIMENAAAFIAAGGRAEWDFIVFAHNEHQVEAARGFAFEMGFAAFNVKRTARFLKREAVSADVPAPVRHRSGATEAELAPPVATEHRHPVAGELQSAAERHQSYADFLASREIHCQVAESKSLYISARGYVLPCCWLAGMLHNPENAETRQFAAEFNKLQTSGSIDGLKNSPETIVMGDFFQREISSRWPSGSKGRLEVCARVCGK
- a CDS encoding cation diffusion facilitator family transporter, producing the protein MGHHHDHSHHHHGPGHEHASNNLLLALALNLGFAVIELVGGLYTNSVAILSDALHDLGDTFSLGVAWYLQKISGKPRDEYYSYGYRRFSLLGALVVSSVLLIGVALVIRESVERLLKPEQADAKGMLLLAVLGVAINGFAALRVKKGHSLNERAVYLHLLEDVLGWIAVLVSSIVMIFFNLPFLDPLVSLGISLFILFNVYKNLRSVVRILLLEVPGHVKLPEFESAVRGLKHVKDLDDLHLWTLDGQNHVLTMQVIVSDKLGFSALRNIKHEIRELARGRGIMHTTIEFCCNSEDRHQHH
- a CDS encoding CopG family transcriptional regulator encodes the protein MAMKRTQVYLTQNEHKALTALSKKTKKKRSEIIREAIDAHLEKQQKKKTRAEILDEVAGTWKDNDFDFEGLRKSWNSRIEDLG
- a CDS encoding type II toxin-antitoxin system VapC family toxin, which encodes MKILVDTNILIDQLRGLPAAILFGKTLPADTAISAVTVSKLFAGIRSAQQRQRVKDLVESYRIIPFDVGAAELAGDYLQKFRKSHSLNISDAAIAATARIHDLNLVTLNLKHFPMFPGLRKPY
- a CDS encoding phospho-sugar mutase; its protein translation is MSLTAEEYFQKFLQSPLTAAEKAQLQADKSRLIAERAFDGEPAFGTGGMRAITGLGTNRLNLQNIARLNLAVAKYFKQGKASPLLAMGYDSRLTSPEFSRLSYHILTQNGLRVKIFRRPTPTPLLSYAVRELGADCGVVLTASHNPPQYNGYKAYGADGGQIISPVDKEVQKLFLETGYDVLPANLHELAEKAIPEADLIEEEIYQSYISRLKKEIFYTNKPKRARILYSPLHGTGGWLFERAFKELGYDSFSVLPEQAKPDGNFPTVKSPNPEEPAAFERLLAAANAAPNKPDLLVATDPDADRVGCMLKTATGYHFLTGNQIGSLLLESISRKSVRAENLLPQQRKNPYICKTIVTTELQRLIADGYGIKTVETLTGFKYIAEQVAKDPENYLFGGEESFGYLPIHWVRDKDSLSSALALAELAEDENLVQALDAIYIRHGLFHELLHSIDLSKNPSLLPETLAKLADPKAFAAKVDFGREVVDILDLRKGAAEPKTQAGRELQQQLGEADVIQFWLKDYSRLTIRPSGTEPKIKAYLSLMGKQKPTAASLAADKEALKAEAEGILKKFLTALGV
- a CDS encoding TMEM165/GDT1 family protein, producing MWYQTFVTVFTTVFIAEIGDKTQLATMLFSTNDQHSRWVIFAASSCALVLAAGIGVLAGQVIGKFVPEKVLHIAAGVGFIAIGVLTLVRSGT
- the leuA gene encoding 2-isopropylmalate synthase translates to MKHEIVKKYQPYRPVDLKDRTWPNKSITTAPRWCSVDLRDGNQALVYPMEIPEKAELFNLLVAVGFKEIEVGFPAAADVEYNFLRYLVDNKLVPNDVTVQILTQAREHLIRKSFDALAGVHRAIVHMYNSTSTLQRDVVFGMSREQIKQLAVDGVKLVKQLAVEYHKKTGTIFDLEYSPESFTGTEVDFAVEICAAVMDVWEPTEQSKVILNLPSTVEMTTPNLYADQIEYFVRNIPRRDLAVISLHTHNDRGCGVAASELGLMAGADRVEGTLFGNGERTGNCDLVTVALNMLTQGVDPKLDFSNINQVAEVYERTTRMNIHQRHPYVGELVFTAFSGSHQDAINKGLAKRKQAEHEGKAITWAVPYLPIDPHDIGRTYESIIRINSQSGKGGVAYVMEHDFGCRLPKTMHPEFARVVQVIAEKQGGEVMPAEINTAFENEYLKRKSPLELAGISAIEEKPDSGEVNLKLKIHSNKAGFLKSGNGEYEGRGNGPLDAARDAIQSATSGRTQFQIKNYSEHSLGEGSDARAIAYIQIEREDKSTFYGVGVSPNISRASIEALFSAVNRAFG